Proteins encoded in a region of the Mycolicibacterium chitae genome:
- a CDS encoding amidase — MRLTHRYPTVSDQRFQLASGAATAVDLVQQSLRDIEASQPRLNAFRVVLAASALAEAAEADRRRAAGDRSPLLGIPIAVKDDVDVAGAPTAFGTSGPVPPATADSEVVRRLRAAGAVIVGKTNTCEFGQWPFTSGPAFGHTRNPWSANHTPGGSSGGSAAAVAAGLVPAAIGSDGAGSVRIPAAWTNLVGIKPQRGRISTWPLPESFNGITVNGVLAHTVADAALVLDAVSGNAAGDLHQPPPIAAFEAVGTAPGALRVALSTRFPFTGFRAKLDPQIRAALERVGDQLGELGHTVMTGNPDYGLRLSWSFLSRSTSGLLDWAHRMGDAAELDPRTRANLRMGRVLSEQVLRRARRHEAVAQRRVGAIFDTVDVIVAPTTAQPPLRVDAFDDLGGLGTDRTMIAACPATWPWNVLGWPSINIPAGFADGGLPIGVQLMGPANSEPLLISLAAALEAVNGWHTRQPTAWWTQSD, encoded by the coding sequence ATGCGCCTCACACACCGCTATCCCACCGTCTCCGATCAGCGCTTCCAATTGGCCAGCGGCGCCGCGACCGCGGTGGACCTGGTACAGCAGTCGCTGCGGGACATCGAGGCCAGCCAGCCCCGGCTGAACGCGTTTCGGGTGGTGCTGGCGGCCTCGGCGCTGGCCGAGGCCGCCGAGGCCGACCGGCGCCGCGCCGCCGGCGACCGGTCCCCGCTGCTGGGCATCCCCATCGCGGTCAAGGACGACGTCGATGTGGCCGGTGCGCCAACGGCTTTCGGCACCTCGGGGCCCGTACCGCCGGCGACCGCGGACTCCGAGGTGGTCCGCCGGCTGCGGGCGGCCGGCGCGGTGATCGTCGGCAAGACCAACACCTGCGAGTTCGGCCAGTGGCCGTTCACCAGCGGACCGGCGTTCGGGCACACCCGAAACCCGTGGTCCGCCAACCACACTCCGGGCGGGTCCTCCGGCGGCAGCGCCGCGGCGGTGGCCGCCGGGCTGGTGCCCGCCGCCATCGGTTCCGACGGCGCCGGCAGCGTGCGCATCCCGGCCGCGTGGACCAACCTGGTCGGCATCAAACCGCAGCGCGGCCGCATCTCCACCTGGCCGCTGCCGGAGTCCTTCAACGGCATCACCGTCAACGGCGTGCTGGCCCACACCGTCGCCGACGCCGCACTGGTGCTCGACGCGGTCTCCGGCAACGCGGCCGGGGACCTGCATCAGCCGCCGCCGATCGCGGCCTTCGAGGCGGTCGGCACCGCCCCCGGCGCGCTGCGCGTCGCGCTGTCGACCCGGTTCCCGTTCACCGGATTTCGCGCCAAGCTGGACCCGCAGATCCGCGCCGCGCTCGAGCGGGTCGGCGATCAGCTCGGCGAACTCGGGCACACCGTGATGACCGGCAACCCGGACTACGGGCTGCGCCTGTCGTGGAGTTTCCTGTCCCGCTCGACCTCGGGATTGTTGGACTGGGCGCACCGGATGGGCGACGCGGCCGAACTGGACCCGCGGACCAGGGCCAACCTGCGGATGGGCCGGGTGCTCTCCGAACAGGTACTGCGCCGGGCGCGCCGGCACGAGGCCGTGGCGCAGCGGCGCGTCGGGGCGATCTTCGACACCGTCGACGTGATCGTCGCCCCGACCACCGCCCAGCCGCCGCTGCGCGTCGACGCGTTCGACGACCTCGGGGGGCTCGGCACCGACCGCACCATGATCGCCGCGTGCCCGGCGACCTGGCCGTGGAACGTCCTGGGGTGGCCGTCGATCAATATTCCGGCCGGGTTCGCCGACGGCGGTCTGCCGATCGGCGTGCAGCTGATGGGACCGGCCAACAGCGAACCGCTGTTGATCTCGCTGGCCGCCGCGCTCGAGGCGGTCAACGGTTGGCACACCCGCCAACCGACCGCCTGGTGGACGCAGTCGGACTGA
- a CDS encoding CAP domain-containing protein, which translates to MAFASVAAPVAGADNRRLNDGVVANVYTMHERAGCDTKIKINPKLRLAAQWHTNDVLHNRALDGDIGSDGSTVADRARKAGYQGAVSETVAINPALAISGVEILNQWWYRPDYHAIMHDCANVDIGVWSENLVPDRSVVVAVYGTGDGANPVPAPPRQFGQRPPNHP; encoded by the coding sequence ATGGCCTTCGCCTCGGTGGCCGCACCGGTCGCCGGAGCCGACAACCGTCGGCTCAACGACGGCGTCGTGGCCAACGTCTACACCATGCACGAGCGCGCCGGCTGCGACACCAAGATCAAGATCAATCCGAAGCTGCGCCTGGCCGCCCAGTGGCACACCAACGACGTGCTGCACAACCGCGCACTCGACGGCGACATCGGCTCGGACGGTTCGACCGTGGCCGACCGCGCCCGCAAGGCCGGCTACCAGGGCGCGGTGTCGGAGACCGTGGCGATCAACCCGGCGCTGGCCATCAGCGGCGTCGAGATCCTCAACCAATGGTGGTACCGGCCCGACTACCACGCGATCATGCACGACTGCGCCAACGTCGACATCGGCGTCTGGTCGGAGAACCTGGTCCCCGACCGCAGCGTGGTGGTCGCGGTCTACGGCACCGGCGACGGCGCGAACCCGGTTCCGGCGCCGCCGCGGCAGTTCGGTCAGCGCCCGCCGAATCACCCGTAG
- a CDS encoding decaprenyl diphosphate synthase, producing the protein MALKREGKQAQADCPQLPPAPEDYPTFPDTSTWPVLFPDLPAAPDGGPRRPPQHTSKAAAPQIPADQLPNHVALVMDGNGRWAKQRGMARTEGHKMGEAVLIDITCGAIELGIKHLSVYAFSTENWKRSTEEVRFLMGFNREVVRRRREALDIMGVNMRWVGSRPRMWRSVIKEFDIAEEMTIGNDTIIVNYCVNYGGRTEIVEATREIARQAAEGKLKPDKIDDDTIAQHLHRPDIPDVDLFIRTSGEQRASNFMLWQSAYAEYVFQDKLWPDYDRRDLWAACEEYVSRNRRFGRA; encoded by the coding sequence ATGGCTTTGAAGAGGGAAGGAAAGCAGGCCCAGGCGGACTGCCCCCAGCTGCCGCCGGCGCCTGAGGACTACCCGACCTTTCCCGACACCTCGACATGGCCGGTGTTGTTCCCCGACCTGCCCGCGGCCCCCGACGGCGGGCCGCGCCGACCGCCGCAGCACACCTCCAAGGCCGCGGCGCCGCAGATCCCCGCCGACCAGCTGCCCAACCACGTGGCGCTGGTGATGGACGGCAACGGGCGCTGGGCCAAGCAGCGCGGCATGGCCCGCACCGAGGGGCACAAGATGGGCGAGGCCGTGCTCATCGACATCACCTGCGGGGCGATCGAACTCGGGATCAAGCACCTGTCGGTGTACGCGTTCTCCACCGAGAACTGGAAGCGCAGCACCGAGGAGGTGCGCTTCCTGATGGGCTTCAACCGCGAGGTGGTGCGGCGCCGCCGCGAGGCCCTGGACATCATGGGCGTCAACATGCGCTGGGTGGGATCGCGCCCGCGGATGTGGCGCAGCGTCATCAAGGAATTCGACATTGCCGAGGAGATGACCATCGGCAACGACACGATCATCGTCAACTACTGCGTCAACTACGGGGGACGCACCGAGATCGTGGAGGCCACCCGCGAGATCGCCCGGCAGGCCGCCGAGGGCAAGCTGAAACCGGACAAGATCGACGACGACACCATCGCGCAGCACCTGCACCGGCCCGACATCCCGGACGTGGACCTGTTCATCCGGACCTCGGGGGAGCAGCGGGCCAGCAACTTCATGCTGTGGCAGTCGGCGTATGCCGAGTACGTCTTCCAGGACAAGCTGTGGCCGGATTACGACCGCCGCGACCTGTGGGCGGCCTGCGAGGAGTACGTCTCGCGCAACCGGCGGTTCGGCAGGGCCTGA
- a CDS encoding SIMPL domain-containing protein yields MNPLEIIVRGHARQRYPAERASVGLSATLEGGEREDVYRRAVALAEPLGEDLRRCQDAGAVTRWSSDQLRVYSYRPYSETKTRRLRYRVAIKFDAEFTDFEQLSAFLDRWAVSDGVEVGYTRWDVTEDNRRQYEAQLRRDAVGDATAKAQAYADAAGRGKVVAVQLSDPDMLDTGHRAGPRVMAMAALADSAGAPELDLQPDDIELSVSVDARFLAE; encoded by the coding sequence ATGAATCCTCTGGAGATCATCGTCCGCGGTCACGCCCGGCAGCGCTACCCGGCGGAACGCGCGAGCGTCGGGCTGTCCGCCACGTTGGAGGGCGGCGAGCGCGAGGACGTGTACCGCCGCGCCGTCGCCCTGGCCGAGCCGTTGGGCGAGGACCTGCGGCGGTGCCAGGACGCCGGGGCCGTGACGCGGTGGAGCAGCGACCAGTTGCGGGTGTACAGCTACCGGCCGTACTCGGAGACCAAGACCCGCCGGCTGCGCTACCGGGTGGCCATCAAGTTCGATGCCGAGTTCACCGATTTCGAGCAGCTCTCGGCGTTCCTGGATCGCTGGGCGGTCTCCGACGGCGTTGAGGTGGGCTACACCCGCTGGGACGTCACCGAGGACAACCGCCGACAGTACGAGGCGCAGCTGCGCCGCGACGCGGTCGGCGACGCCACCGCCAAGGCCCAGGCCTACGCCGACGCCGCCGGCCGCGGCAAGGTCGTCGCGGTGCAACTATCCGACCCGGACATGCTCGACACCGGCCACCGAGCGGGCCCGCGCGTGATGGCGATGGCCGCGCTCGCGGACTCCGCGGGGGCCCCGGAGCTCGATCTGCAGCCCGACGACATCGAGCTCTCGGTGTCGGTGGATGCGCGATTCCTGGCCGAGTAG
- the recO gene encoding DNA repair protein RecO: MRLYRDRAVVLRQHKLGEADRIVSLLTRDNGLVRAVAKGVRRTRSKFGSRLEPFAHIDVQLHPGRNLDIVTQVVSIDAFASDIVSDYGRYTSACAVLETAERLAGEERAAVPALHRLTVAALRAVADGNRPRELVLDAYLLRAMGISGWAPALTECARCAAPGPHRAFHVAAGGSVCVHCRPSGSSTPPQGVLDLMAALNDGDWAHAEASPSNYRSQASGLVAAHLQWHLERQLRTLPLVERGERGVPGGLGTALEQRLAAVRQDVPHGFEEGRKAGPGGLPPAAAGA; the protein is encoded by the coding sequence ATGCGGCTTTATCGGGATCGGGCGGTTGTGCTGCGCCAGCACAAGCTCGGCGAGGCCGACCGCATCGTTTCGCTGCTCACCCGCGACAACGGGTTGGTGCGCGCGGTCGCCAAGGGGGTGCGACGCACCCGCAGCAAGTTCGGCTCCCGGCTCGAGCCGTTCGCGCACATCGACGTCCAGCTGCATCCCGGCCGCAACCTCGACATCGTCACGCAGGTGGTGTCCATCGACGCGTTCGCCTCCGACATCGTCAGCGACTACGGCCGCTACACCAGCGCGTGCGCCGTGCTCGAGACCGCCGAGCGGCTCGCCGGCGAGGAGCGGGCCGCGGTGCCGGCCCTGCATCGGCTGACCGTGGCGGCGCTGCGCGCCGTCGCCGACGGGAACCGGCCCCGGGAACTGGTGCTCGACGCCTACCTGCTGCGCGCGATGGGGATCTCCGGCTGGGCGCCGGCGTTGACCGAATGCGCCCGCTGCGCTGCCCCCGGCCCGCACCGGGCTTTTCACGTCGCCGCCGGTGGCAGCGTGTGCGTGCACTGCCGGCCGTCCGGGTCCAGCACCCCGCCGCAGGGTGTGCTGGATCTGATGGCGGCCCTGAACGACGGCGACTGGGCGCACGCCGAGGCGTCCCCGTCGAACTACCGCAGCCAGGCCAGCGGTCTGGTGGCCGCGCACCTGCAGTGGCATCTGGAGCGGCAGCTGCGGACATTGCCGCTGGTGGAGCGCGGTGAGCGGGGTGTGCCCGGCGGTCTTGGGACGGCCCTCGAACAGCGCCTCGCCGCGGTCAGGCAGGATGTGCCCCATGGCTTTGAAGAGGGAAGGAAAGCAGGCCCAGGCGGACTGCCCCCAGCTGCCGCCGGCGCCTGA
- a CDS encoding glycine--tRNA ligase, which yields MASVIDSVVNLAKRRGLVYPSGEIYGGTKSAWDYGPLGVELKDNIKRQWWKSVVTSRDDVVGLDSSIILPREVWVASGHVDVFHDPLVECLNCHKRHRQDHMQEAYAEKKKLDDPDSVPMSEIACPDCGTKGQWTEPREFNMMLKTYLGPIESEEGMHYLRPETAQGIFVNFANVLTTARKKPPFGIGQIGKSFRNEITPGNFIFRTREFEQMEMEFFVEPSTAKQWHQYWIDTRLQWYVDLGIERDNLRLYDHPREKLSHYSDGTVDIEYKFGFQGNPWGELEGIANRTDFDLSTHSKHSGAELTFYDQASDTRYTPYVIEPAAGLTRSFMAFLVDSYTEDEAPNAKGGVDKRTVLRLDPRLAPVKAAVLPLSRHADLSPKARDLAAELRQLWNIEFDDAGAIGRRYRRQDEIGTPFCVTLDFDSLEDQAVTIRERDSMSQERVALSEVSNYLAVRLKGC from the coding sequence GTGGCGTCCGTCATCGATTCCGTCGTCAACCTGGCCAAGCGGCGCGGCCTGGTCTATCCCTCCGGCGAGATCTACGGCGGCACCAAGTCCGCCTGGGACTACGGACCGCTGGGTGTGGAGCTCAAGGACAACATCAAGCGCCAGTGGTGGAAATCGGTCGTCACCAGCCGCGATGACGTCGTCGGCCTGGACTCCTCGATCATCCTGCCGCGCGAGGTGTGGGTCGCCTCCGGTCACGTCGACGTGTTCCACGACCCGCTGGTGGAGTGCCTGAACTGCCACAAGCGGCACCGGCAGGACCACATGCAGGAGGCCTACGCCGAGAAGAAAAAGCTCGACGATCCGGACTCGGTGCCGATGTCGGAGATCGCCTGCCCGGACTGCGGCACCAAGGGGCAGTGGACCGAGCCGCGCGAGTTCAACATGATGCTCAAGACCTACCTCGGCCCCATCGAGTCCGAGGAGGGCATGCACTACCTGCGGCCCGAGACCGCCCAGGGCATCTTCGTCAACTTCGCCAACGTGCTGACCACCGCCCGCAAGAAGCCGCCGTTCGGCATCGGCCAGATCGGCAAGAGCTTCCGCAACGAGATCACCCCGGGCAACTTCATCTTCCGCACCCGCGAGTTCGAGCAGATGGAGATGGAGTTCTTCGTCGAGCCGTCGACGGCCAAGCAGTGGCACCAGTACTGGATCGACACCCGGTTGCAGTGGTACGTCGACCTCGGCATCGAGCGCGACAACCTGCGCCTCTACGACCACCCCCGGGAGAAGCTGTCGCATTACTCCGACGGCACGGTCGACATCGAGTACAAGTTCGGTTTCCAGGGCAACCCGTGGGGTGAGCTGGAGGGCATCGCCAACCGCACCGACTTCGACCTGTCCACGCACTCAAAGCATTCCGGTGCCGAGCTCACGTTCTACGACCAGGCCAGCGACACCCGCTACACGCCGTACGTCATCGAACCCGCGGCGGGCCTGACCCGGTCGTTCATGGCGTTCCTGGTCGACTCCTACACCGAGGACGAGGCCCCCAACGCCAAGGGCGGGGTCGACAAGCGCACCGTGCTGCGGCTGGACCCGCGGCTGGCGCCGGTCAAGGCCGCGGTGCTGCCGCTGTCGCGGCACGCCGACCTGTCGCCGAAGGCCCGCGACCTGGCCGCCGAGTTGCGCCAGCTGTGGAACATCGAGTTCGACGACGCCGGCGCGATCGGTCGCCGCTACCGCCGCCAGGACGAGATCGGCACGCCGTTCTGCGTGACGCTGGACTTCGATTCGCTCGAGGATCAGGCGGTCACCATCCGCGAGCGCGACAGCATGTCGCAGGAGCGCGTCGCGCTGTCCGAGGTATCGAACTACCTGGCCGTGCGGCTCAAGGGCTGCTGA
- a CDS encoding Fur family transcriptional regulator, whose product MTAARPTRATRQRAAITELLDSVDEFRTAQELHDELRRRGENIGLTTVYRTLQSMSAANLVDTLRIDTGESVYRRCSSHHHHHLVCRHCGATVEVDGPEVEAWAAEMAVQHDYSDVSHTIEIFGTCRACR is encoded by the coding sequence ATGACGGCGGCCCGGCCCACCCGCGCGACCCGGCAGCGCGCGGCCATCACCGAACTGCTCGACAGCGTCGACGAATTCCGCACCGCCCAGGAACTGCACGACGAGTTGCGACGCCGCGGCGAGAACATCGGGCTGACCACCGTCTACCGCACCCTGCAGTCGATGTCGGCGGCCAACCTGGTCGACACCCTGCGCATCGACACCGGCGAATCGGTGTACCGGCGCTGCTCCTCGCATCACCACCATCACCTGGTCTGCCGGCACTGCGGCGCGACGGTGGAGGTCGACGGCCCCGAGGTGGAGGCGTGGGCCGCGGAAATGGCTGTGCAGCACGACTACTCCGACGTCAGCCACACCATCGAGATCTTTGGCACCTGCCGGGCCTGCCGCTAG
- a CDS encoding ArsR/SmtB family transcription factor: MSTSTDELHHPHSDEPFPELPERETLDAAGDILRALAAPVRIAIVLQLRESRRCVHELVDALGVPQPLVSQHLRILKSAGVVAGERSGREVLYRLVDHHLAHIVVDAVAHAAEDHP, translated from the coding sequence ATGTCGACGTCGACCGACGAACTACACCATCCGCACTCCGACGAACCCTTCCCGGAACTGCCCGAGCGGGAAACCCTGGACGCCGCCGGCGACATCCTGCGGGCGCTGGCCGCCCCGGTGCGCATCGCGATCGTGCTGCAACTGCGCGAGTCGCGCCGCTGCGTGCACGAACTCGTCGACGCCCTCGGCGTGCCGCAGCCGCTGGTGAGCCAGCATCTGCGCATCCTCAAGTCCGCCGGCGTCGTGGCCGGTGAGCGCTCCGGGCGCGAGGTGCTCTACCGGCTGGTCGATCACCACCTGGCCCACATCGTCGTCGACGCGGTCGCCCACGCCGCCGAGGACCACCCATGA
- a CDS encoding CAP domain-containing protein: protein MRRTTRTAPIMFAVTALSAVTVLAAPTAAADNKRLNNSIVANVHTMMMKNGCADDYDIEPMVRVNPKLRLAAEWHANDVLNNRALDGDIGSDGSTVADRARAAGYEGEVAETVAINPALAINAVEIMNQWFYRPDYHATMSDCGNTDIGVWSVNSLDRSVLVAVYGHGDAAGPAPVGPRQFG from the coding sequence ATGAGACGGACCACACGCACCGCCCCGATCATGTTTGCGGTCACAGCTCTGAGCGCGGTCACAGTGCTGGCGGCCCCGACGGCCGCGGCCGACAACAAGCGCCTCAACAACAGCATCGTCGCCAACGTGCACACCATGATGATGAAGAACGGCTGCGCCGACGACTACGACATCGAACCCATGGTGCGGGTGAACCCGAAGCTGCGGCTGGCCGCCGAGTGGCACGCCAACGACGTGCTGAACAACCGCGCGCTCGACGGCGACATCGGCTCGGACGGTTCGACCGTGGCCGACCGGGCCCGCGCCGCCGGCTACGAGGGCGAGGTCGCCGAGACCGTCGCCATCAACCCCGCGCTGGCCATCAACGCCGTCGAGATCATGAACCAGTGGTTCTACCGGCCCGACTACCACGCGACCATGTCCGACTGCGGCAACACCGACATCGGGGTGTGGTCGGTGAACAGCCTGGACCGCAGCGTGCTGGTGGCCGTGTACGGCCACGGGGATGCCGCCGGCCCGGCCCCGGTGGGGCCGCGGCAGTTCGGCTGA